Sequence from the Mixophyes fleayi isolate aMixFle1 chromosome 4, aMixFle1.hap1, whole genome shotgun sequence genome:
ATCTTCCTCCTGTCAATAACACCTCAATTATTGTCACACTTGAccctgccctctgctttattcctcacatccagtctctctccctgTACTGTCACCTTCACCTTTGAAATATGGTCAGAATCTATccctgcttattattattattattattattattattattattattattcatttttatttatagggtgccacaaagtatccgtagcaccgtacaagtacaaacaatggcacagtacaagttgaaacagcacagtacaagtaacattaagcactataactctgggggctcaggcacacaagcaagagagggagggaggtgaaaagtgagtacaggcaggtaactatggcccaagagggtgggcacggatgatgggttaagagtcactgaggggagcggaaaGACGCAAGAGGAGGCAGAGggtccgagaggaggtgagctgagtagctggagagcgcagttaaaagtgatgaaaACAGGAGGcgggagagccctgctcaaaggagcgtacaatctaaagggaggggaagacagacagacacatggatgtgTCTTCAATCCACCTTAAATGCAGAAGAAAacctgatcttcctctctcactgctccacatctactACACCACTCTCtactctctctccctgtgtcctccagataCAAATtcaaacaaattaaattttttcgTCCTTACCTAAAAAGCACTCAGCAACAACACCATTTAATATATCTCAAAATTCATATCAAAATGctctcaccctcttagatctgcctctgacctttGACTcacctcatctctggtaaccgtCTCTCATTTATGCTAAACATCACCTCTCGTGCCACTAGGCACTTATGGAAAtctccatttagaatgtaaactctctcatGAACAACGCCTTCTCTAtcgtttgtttttatgtctgcatttatttagttTACTTTGCATGTCCCTTTattatgtatgtcctattttaATGAATTCATCTGATGGGGAAGGATGGGTTCCAAGAGTTGACTGACATAATGGGAGCAGTTACCACCAATACAATATAGACTTGGATGTTAAAATCTAAAAGTCAAACCTAGCTTGACCTGAAACAAGGACATATGTGACATCAGAACCTGCAAAAAACTGGGcatttgaaacaaaaataaagataaaataatgaGAAATGCAGGAGAGTGGCAGAGGAGGGAGTAGGCATGGGGATAGACATGGCCATTCTTGGGAGCACAAGAGCGAAAGCCTGCAGAGGAGGGAGAAACACACAGCAAATGTGATGGTTGCATGGTTGAGAGTCTTGGAACCAGGCAGAGAACAACAATATTGCACAGCACATAGCTACTGAAATGGATATAAGTAAAATCATACAGACTATCGGCATACTGTGTGCATGAGAGTGCTTGAGCCAGGCATAAGAGTAGAGTTCAAACTATATAGATGAACAATAAGAGATGTGAGGGTCTTCTAACTCCATATACAGAGCCATAAGTCTTACATAGGAAGCTGCCACACCTAAAGGATGGGCTGCAATTATTATAGACAACACTACAAGTCTAGTCACAAAATAAGCCAATGTATGAGGAAGAGCTTTAAGACTGTTATAACTAGGTGCCATAATATCAAAGGGAAGTGCCAATCCTAGAGGAAATACTTCCATAGCCAGAGATTAATCTGGCAAGTGTCCTGTACAAGCTGCGAAGGGGAGTCCAAAGAAAAGGAGAGGCCAGACCCAGAACATAGAAAGCCTAGTATCATCCCAAAGGAATAGTGAGTGTCCAGACCCACCTGAAAGATCTATGTAGAGTCAAGAAGTGTTCCAAGTGTCTGCTGCTTGTCCTTTCTCTTTCCCATTGTTCCAGGTTCCTGCTGCTGATATTGCTGCTACCTCATTTATATTAACTTATGGTGAGGAGAGACATTGAGTACACTCCTTGTCTTTCATTTTTGTTTAGAGAAACTACCATATTTTTATAGTTGATTAGGGTCTGTTGTATGCCTGAGTAACCTGCCTAACACTGCACTGCACCCCACCAATTTGTCAATGTCATGGACTGATTAAGATAGGGCTACTGCCTTGCATTGCACTATATTGGTAGGGCTACTCACCCCTACTATTTTCATACTATTCCTATCAATACACTTAATAGTGCTTGTTACCCAGGGAACTACTCTGTCCCTTGTCACTGCACTTACCTACACTTAtcaataaactatatatttttggtGCGTGATACAACCCTAGTTTAGCCACTAAAAGccttctgtgactggatcactaataaataacttatgttatcaatttatttaagggaaatagcgcaggacgcatatttatataattgcatatgcacttattttttatattgtatatattctgaaataggaaatcattatttcagggtagaaactgttttttcctctTTTCACCTTACTGAAGGATaggccttatttctgatgcatatatctgatactataggcctttgtggatggaggtcttgtgtgtattgggatgtgtttagtatggaagtgtcattgtttgggatttgtaaggttgctagtggataCCTCCAATTTggcatatgtggaagggagtctgatagcaggaagtgctaacaaggttttgtgatgaagtgtcatgcctgctctggccaaaagCAAAGCAGAGGTtcattactgtgtggccttttatccagagtgaatttcatagataagcgcaaattttgCTAGCTTTGCAATGCACGAagatccatgtttgtgtaaatagagtatatcctgatgctaaaaatagcatgtgtctaaaatgtataaatgcactgacttgcacactgaaatgtgtttttctgattttcatctgacctgatcacactgttATCTTTCACCAGTATGTGAGAGCAAATAatcatcttgcttcaaagacctgcttgaaaacatcttcaatattgctgtattcctgtgacctgccgattagatcctaaatctaatctgttctccggctgtctctgaggtttggactaaagtttttccagtaccactgctctgcctgctacccatgcagccctggtcagtgtgataggccgtgtggatccatccacagcttcccttatccatagtaagaggtcaggagtaccagcccaggtacaccagtaacggggtacaattgcagcatcagttacccagaagaaacccggtactggatgccggtaaggagtccagtggtcaCAGCATgtgtaagccccttctactgcggcaagttggcgcatttgggataatgtaaGGGAAcggtagcaaagtaagcccagcaggttcccagcaacaacagacagggtggcataggtggtccatcctgtcacacctggTAATGATATTATTTTATGATTCTAGATTTTGTTAGGAAAATTCAGCAAACACAGCTCTGAATATTTGTCTATAGTAAATGCTGACCTCAGGAAAAACTTTTACAtcacaatttatataaatcagcagcATCAACCATGCAGGGCAAAGGGGAATATACATAACGCCCAGTATTTACAAGGGCATATTTCACAAGCTATTTTAATTTGCAAATACTTTcaaaaagataaatattatatagttattttaatatataacaatttgCTACTAAAAAAATGGCTTGTAAACTATTCCCATATATCTCTGCTATGTATGTTTCTATGATTTTACTTTAAGAAAAAACTGGAAATGAATTGAAAAAAGTTTTTGACAAGTCCAGTTAAGGTTATATCTTCAGCACAGGCATTGGGCTGTTATGGTTGTACGCAGTCATAACTTGTCTCACCCCAAAAAATTCATTCATGTAACAAATTACATAATGATCTAACCATTGACACTTATTCCTGACATTACACAACATCCCCTATGATGTTACATTAACATTCACATCAAGTCATTATAATACAATATTCAGTAACTGACACAGCAGCTCAgtaggctgttttaggatctaccaTCTCTATTCAGATGCTGGACTCACAAAGGTGAACTGTCATTGTCTCTTCCATTGCTGGAACCATAGAGCTAAACTGTCATTGTTGTTGTCATGTCTGTTTGTCACTGTCTTCTGTCATCACTGTCACCATCTCTACTTGGCTGGTGGACTACTATAAAATACACTACAGCAGACACCCGCtaactatgtggattataaatttgcaaaagaacgcacggAAAATAATTATATACTTAATTTAATCTGGTTGCAATTTAGgcattaatgtaaaaaaagatgtattttttattttttttatttccataaaatacatacattagcatgttcttaatgtctactaaacAGAAAATcagtttgtattgtttttattgcaaacacatgttatagcatgcatacaaaactgttatcactactgatcaggatttAGCTCTGTATTTGGATCAAGAGATGTCTCAGTAACTCTGAGACCCCCAAAGAttgattcggacatggctgcaCGTGCCAGAGTTTGGCATGCACTTACTGTAAATTAACTGTGGCCAAACACTTCTGCCTTGGTCATCTTGCTATCTGACCACATCCTCccttccttcagcctcaccttacctcatgcccacTATCTGCACCCAAATCCATATGCACAAAGTGACCACTAAATACTCTTGACACAATCCAACTCTTAGCAACAAACAATGGTGGGGATCTGTGTTCCCTAATGTGTATGAGGAATCTAATGCTGCCGTAGGGACTAGTGTGGTATAGAAGAGGAGTCCCAATCCTTCCAGTAGaatgatgcaaaaaaaatatgtccCTTGGCACAGGGGGATGTAATATATGTTAATAAGAACAGATTTTAATGACACATAAAATTGTAAATGATGAAGACAAGCAGTTCTTAGGTTGCAACCAGAAGGAGGATTATCACCACTGTCACCAccgtcccaatctctactctgagccacactgtCTCCTTTTGTCTCAACTTTGCTCTTTCCCAATAGATTGTGAGCTCTTTTATCAGCAGGGCTTCCCATACCCTTTATTGTCATTTCTGCATTTATTATGTGTAATTTTCATGCCCTGGTTTTATTTATTCTCTACTTTCCACACTGGCACTGTGGAGCATTGTGATACCTTATAAATttagtaacaaaaataataataataatagtaacaataatgataataataataacaataagaatacaGCTGTACAGAGAAATTTAAGTTGTGCATTTTTTCCTATCATTTCCCATAATCCTGTATGATAAAAACAAGGATCTATTAAGAAAGTATTTCCAAGATTTCATTATTCTGATGAAATCTTTCTTGTCGTTTATTTAAATACCaacctttaaaataaatttaaaagaatttttattaaagttattgATCATTTGTTCAGCTGCTTTCTTTAATTCTTTATTTCTCAGACTGTATATAATTGGATTCATCAATGGGGTGACCACAGTGTACAACAGGGATAGGACTTTGCTAATGTTCCATGCTTGTCTTCTGGTTGGAACCAAATAAACACAAACTAGGCTTCCATAATACATAGACACCACAGCTAGGTGGGAACTGCAGGTGGAGAAAGCTTTTTTTCTTCCAGTAACAGATGGGATCTGTAGAATGGTAACTATAATATAAACATATGATATAATGACAATTAGGAATGGGATCTCAACAAACAGAGAACCCAACAGGTTAAATTCTAATTGAACCAAGGTGGTATCTGAGCATGAAAGCTCTAGTAGTGGAGCAAGATCACAGAAAAAGTGGTCAATGATATTTGGTCCACAAAACTGCAAAGTGGTTATAGTTAGAGTGTGGATTAACACTACTGAAGCACTCAATATCCAAGTCACAATAACCATTTTAAGGCATATGTGAGTATTCATTATAGAAGAGTAGTGCAGTGGTTTACAGATGGCCAAATATCTGTCATAACTCATCACGGTCAGAAGAAGGCACTCTAAGGTTTCTGAGACACAAAAGAAATAAAACTGAGCGATGCAGTGAACAAATGACATTCTATTGACTTTTACTAAAACAACATGAAGCATATTTGGAAGAATATCTGTTGCCAGTAAGATGTCTGATACAGCGAGTTGTGTGAGGAAGATGTACATGGGAGAGTGGAGGTTCTTGCTGTAGGACACCAGAGTGATGATCAGGAGGTTCCCACATATTGtcatacagtaaacaataaagaaaagaaagaagagataatatGTTATACTTTGAGGACTCTGAAATCCCAAAAGATGGATCATGGTGATGATGGTTATATTTGTTTCATACATTATCTGAAAAGAAGATGAGGAATGGtcatatatgttatatactgttcATCTTACACTGTTGTATCAAATGTATAACTTTAATCCAGTGAgtgtttaatgtgtgtgtgtgtgtgtgtttgtgtgtgcttgcattcCTATGTGTTtgggggacattgacctgtttacacaccaacactgtagGTCCCCACAAACCTAATCAATGTAggagaccttgctgatatgcCCGGTATAAAACTCTGGCATGTCCCCTCAAGTCACTTTTTTTGTAACAATGGTGTGTGTGTTTCCAATTTGAaggggcgtgtgtgtgtgcgtgtgccatagagatgggcgggtccggttctccgagaaccgaacccacccgaactttgggtatccgagtaccgagctgagcagctcggtactctcccgcccgttccgaatccaaatcgaggccgaacgtcatcgtgacgtcgtcggatctcggggctcggttctcgcgatacacgcctccacagcaatccatcgccatttgacagagggagagagcagggtgtagtcataggctgattagagcagggacagagaatacaatattgttcttgcaattgctctaaccaaaatcgctagtgcagagaggaggatagaggtttattatttttttcttaatatttggcactccccagcgcttttggggtgtcccccataattgtgcataaatatttctggctgtcaaaagtcatatctgtcagcagtatctaccaaataatttttagcactcctctgtacttttgtggtgtcctccctaattgtgcattaatatttctggctgtcaaaagtcatatctgtcagcagtatctactaaataatttttagcactcctcattgcttttggggtgtcctccctaattgtgcattaatatttctggctgtcaaaagtcatatctgtcagcagtatctactaaataatttttagcactcctcagtgcttttgggatgtcctccctaattatgcattaatatttctggctgtcaaaagtcatatctgtcagcagtatctactaaataatttttagcactgctcagtgcttttggggtgtcctccctaattgtgcattaatatttctggctgtcaaaagtcatatctgtcagcagtatctaccaaataatttttagcactccacagtggtttgcgctcagaatggattcaaagcagtccacatatgatctgaatgagcaaccaggttctgtcaccagtcctgatgttagtgttcccagtacgtcatctggccaaggcgatgtcaaacaacagagtgttttcaaattagtgcaaaaaacaaaaacccaaaaattttttactgtattgaagcgtagaagtgtaactgagcaaaagttaagtgacgataaaaaaaaaattgcaagcatgccattctacacacgcagtggcaaagagagaatgaggccttcacctttggctattagtggcagatcccaaaaagttacccagcctacaattagtgcacaactactgttacgcgtcacaaatgacaacaatccctgtggagagtccatccaacagtgggatgtctaatcgtgagcattctactgatgtgtgccttaatagcccgagtgtagccggtgatacccaaattgaggatgccactttggaattagaagaggatgagggggagatttgtgtaggcgacgagggcgctaatgaggatgttgatgaggatgaggttgtttgtgtaagtcctgcaccagtggcagcagttctggcacgtgacaagaaaaaggccattgtcatgcctgggcataaaacaaaaaaatccacttcttatgtgtggaattatttctacccaaatccagacaacaattgtatagccatttgtagtgtatgtcaagccacagtcagtcgagggagggaccttaaccatcttggaacctcgtctatgttacgccatttaacgagagttcatggcaaagtgttgggaaaaactgaaaattcttcccaaaagaatacaagcactccctcatcagctaagaccctccgctcaccgacataccgacggctacaaaacacacccaccacaccatcctcatcaatatcctcagtagcgctcggcatcccacttaaggctggatgactccggcactattattgattcatctgaagaaagcgttagtcctgctgctgctgttgctgctgctgggggtgaatcgtcatcccagaggcaggttaataaaatgagcagtcctacatttcagcaattaactgtgaaacaatcatttgcgaggggaagcaaatatgacagcagtcacccagtcgccaagcgaatcacagacgccatggctgtaatgttagtgttagatctgcgtccaatctccacaataaacgcagctggtttttcacagttaattgaggttttgtgtccgcgttacagaattccatcgcgacaccatttctcccgtaaagctattccacaactataccaaaaagtgtgtaaaaatgtagagattgcgctgaaaaatgccattctgcccactgtccacttaaccacagatatgtggacaagtggaagtggccaaaccaaagactatatgactgtgacagcctactgggttggtcattcaccttcaccagcaggaacagcagcagcatgtacaccactacgtaacatttgtcacaggcaggccactttttgtatcaccggcttcacttacaggcatacggctgacaatttgttacgcaaactgagagatgtgattgatgcatggcttataccactcggactctccccaggatatgtcatttcagataatgccaacaatatagtgcgagcattacagctgggtgatttccaacatattccctgttttgctcacaccatcaacttggtggtgcagagcttcctacgaaataaccgtgaggtgcaggagatgctttcggtggcccgtaaaatttcaggccatttcaggcattcagccacagcatgtaggagattacagcagctccaagagcagtttaacttgccctgccaccaacttaagcaagaggtggtaactcggtggaattccaccctgtacatgcttcagaggatggaggaacagcgcaaagccatccaagcatattgcacaagccatgacattgggaaaggaggggggatgtatttcactcttgcacagtggggaatcctttcagtgctgtgcaaggtgctgaaaccatttgaagttgtgacgtgtgaggtgagtgcagactctgctagtttgagccaagtcattcatttaattagactattggaaaagcagcttgagaaaatgaagaaggagctgaaagcaagcaattcagcaaagtatgttggccttgtcgatcaagtacttaattcgcttcacaatgatcctcgagttattaagatcttgaactcggatcagtacgttttggccactgtgcttgatccaaggtttaaaacctaccttgagtctttacttgtaaatgagcgagatgtgaatttt
This genomic interval carries:
- the LOC142150472 gene encoding olfactory receptor 1468-like, translated to MYETNITIITMIHLLGFQSPQSITYYLFFLFFIVYCMTICGNLLIITLVSYSKNLHSPMYIFLTQLAVSDILLATDILPNMLHVVLVKVNRMSFVHCIAQFYFFCVSETLECLLLTVMSYDRYLAICKPLHYSSIMNTHICLKMVIVTWILSASVVLIHTLTITTLQFCGPNIIDHFFCDLAPLLELSCSDTTLVQLEFNLLGSLFVEIPFLIVIISYVYIIVTILQIPSVTGRKKAFSTCSSHLAVVSMYYGSLVCVYLVPTRRQAWNISKVLSLLYTVVTPLMNPIIYSLRNKELKKAAEQMINNFNKNSFKFILKVGI